The Gemmatimonadota bacterium genome has a segment encoding these proteins:
- a CDS encoding DUF126 domain-containing protein, with the protein MTNSAKWAWYAPGNLGYEVIFATLDDCVESAVQGVRVTRPLPRRAPAQTSAPATHEGSSSASPTVPGDAGAAGATLIKGKASGLVLALDEPLSFWGGVREHDGRIIDVHHPQQGHNVAGKVLVMPGGRGSSSSSSVLAELVRGRVAPAGIVLRTPDPILALGAMVGELLYERTVPMRVLPPDEYAAAQSAAQIRIDGDAVQVVSPS; encoded by the coding sequence ATGACCAACTCGGCGAAGTGGGCGTGGTATGCCCCCGGCAACCTGGGGTACGAGGTGATCTTCGCGACGTTGGATGATTGCGTCGAGTCCGCGGTGCAGGGCGTCCGGGTGACGCGGCCACTCCCGCGCCGGGCGCCCGCGCAAACGTCGGCGCCGGCGACACATGAGGGTTCGTCGTCGGCGAGCCCCACGGTCCCAGGAGACGCCGGGGCGGCGGGCGCGACATTGATCAAGGGGAAGGCCAGTGGATTGGTGCTCGCCCTCGACGAGCCACTTTCGTTCTGGGGTGGGGTGCGCGAGCACGATGGCCGCATCATCGACGTGCACCATCCACAGCAAGGCCACAACGTGGCCGGGAAGGTGTTGGTGATGCCCGGGGGCCGGGGGTCGAGTTCCAGCTCGAGTGTGCTGGCCGAACTGGTGCGCGGCAGGGTGGCCCCCGCCGGGATCGTGCTCCGCACGCCCGACCCTATCCTCGCGCTGGGGGCCATGGTCGGAGAGTTGCTGTATGAGCGAACCGTCCCGATGCGGGTGCTCCCACCGGACGAGTACGCTGCAGCACAGTCCGCTGCACAGATCCGGATCGATGGAGACGCAGTACAAGTCGTATCGCCGT